The stretch of DNA AATCCTCGTGCGCGATGACGTGGCGTACGCGGGCGCCGGGATGTTCCCCAGCGAGGGCGTGCACGTGGTGGCGTTCAGTGCTGCCGATGGCAAAGAGCAATGGCGCAACAAGCAAACTGAAAAACCCGCGCAAGGCTATTTGTTAGTTTCCGAGGACCGCGTGTACGTCCCCGCCGGTCGCGACAATCCGATGGTGTTCGATCGCACTAACGGCAGGCACTTGCGCACCGTGAAAGGCGGCGGGGGGACGTACGCGTTGATCACGGGCAACACCCTAATTTTCGGTCCCGGCCGAAAGGGTCATTTGGGTTTAGTGCAGAGTGAGAGCGATGATGTTTTTGCTAATTTTTCAGGTAATCATATGATTATTTCTGCTGAGAAATCTTATCTGCACGCGGACAAGGAATTGAGTGTGCTGGATCGTGTGCGTTATCTGAAGCTCGAAGGCGAACGCAAACAAGTCGATGCCGACCGCAAAACAAACGGCGCACTGCTCACTGAACTACGCAAACAGAAATCGCCCGATGTGCCGGCGGTGTTAGCAAAAGTTACGGCCGGCGGTCGGCGTCTCGATGAAATCAGCGCCGCGATGAAGGCGTGCTTTCTCTGGCGCGTGAGCTGTCTCCAGCCGCACGCACTTGTGCTTGCGGGGAATACACTTTTTGCGGGCGGTGATAATGAGGTTGCCGCGTACTCAACTGCCGATGGTAAACAAATCTGGACAGCCAAAGTCAATGGGGCCGCGCTCGGTCTCGCGGTGGCACACGGGCGATTGCTCGTCAGCACCGACAGGGGCACCATCTACTGTTTTACTGCGCAATGAAAAAAGGGGCCGTAGTTTTATTGTTATCAGCCGGTGCGATTCAATCCGCACTCGCGGCGGAAGACGGTTTGCTCCATCGCTGGCGATTCGAGCAGGCGAAGGATGGGGCGATTCCAGCAGTGGTCGGCGCACCGGCAAGGTACGGCGGCTCCGCCAATTTGGAAAAACAAGGCGGATTGGGGCGGCTGCGGCTTATGGGCACAGATAGTCGAGCGTGGGTGACGGATGATTTTAATTCAGTGAAGGTGCCCCAAAAATCCATCACCGTGGAGGCGTGGGTGAGTCCGGCGGCTCCGATGGCGTGGGGCTGCATCGCGGGCATCATTCAGGACAACGGCGATTACGAGCGCGGTTGGTTGTTGGGCTATCGTGAGCGGAAATTCGTTTTCACACTTTCCAGCGAGGGTAATCAAAAATTGGCCTACACGCGGGGCAAGACCGATTTTCAGGACAACCGCTGGTATCACGTCGTGGGCACGTACGACAGCGAAACCAAGGCTACGCGTCTCTATGTGAACGGCAAGCTGGAAGTGTCCGAGACACGCCATTCCGGTGCCATCAGTTATCCGCCGAAGGCCACCTTTGAGTTAGGCAATTATAAAGATGACAATGAGGTGTATCGCGGCAAAATCAGTTTGCACGAAATTTCCATTTACGAAAAAGCACTGGACGCCGCCAATATTGAGAAGCGTTTCAATGCGCGCAAAAATGAATTCCCTCTTCCGCCACAACCGCTGGAGTTCGTGTCGTCACCTCAATTGCGCTGGCAAAATCGCAGCACCCTGCGGATGGATTGGAAAACGGCTGGGGCAATGCCCGCGACTATTCGTTGGAAGCGCGCAGATGGCACTGGCGAACGGCTCATCGAACTGAGTGCTGCAAAACACGTTTCAACATTAATCACCAATCTTCCATCCGATGGCGATTATCGCTATCGCATCATTGCGAAAGGGAAGGGCAACGCGGAGTTCGCCAGCGAGTGGTATAAATTCGACACGTCATTTTTCTATCGGCTACCGGATCGGCCCAAGCGGCCTTCGCCATTCGCGAACGATGCGCCGATGCGCCGCGTGCAATCCGCTGCAAAACGCATCCTTTCTGAAACCAGCATTCGCCAAGGATACGCACTCGTGCTTGGCAGTGCGGGTGGACGGTTGGCCCACGAGCTGGCGCGGCAAACGGATTTGCAGGTGATCGTTGTTGAGCCGGACGCCGCCAAAGCCCAAGCCGCGCGCAAAGCGTTGAATGTAGCGGGCTTGTACGGGATTCGCGCCAGTGTGCATCACGGTAGCGTGGCCGATTTACCCTACGGCCCGTACTTCGCAAATCTCATTGTGTCGGGCAGTTTGCTTTTTGATGGAAAATTGCCGGGCGACAATGCGGAGGAATTATGGCGCGTGTTGCGTCCGGCCGGTGGCGTCGCAATGCTTGGGCACGCGGCCGGAGAATTGACTGCGGCGCAGTTGAAAAATTGGTTTAAAACTGGCCAGGAAGATTGCCAAATAACGGTTGATGGCAATGAAGTGTGGGCCACAGTGAAACGCGGCAAGCTCGAAGGCGCCGGCGACTGGACGCATCAATATGGCTCGGCGGACAACACGACCAACAGCCGGGATGATTTAGTGCGCGGCGAGATGGGGATTCTTTGGTGGGGCGAACCGGGCCCGCGGCCGATGCCCGACCGGGGCGGGCGAAATCCCGCGCCACTGGCGACCAATGGCCGGATGTTCATCCAAGGCGACCGCGTGCTGTTTGGGGTTGATGCCTACAATGGAACGGTGTTGTGGACGTTTTTTGCGCCCGAAATGCGTCGCTCAAATATGCCGCGCGATGGCTCAAATATGGTGGCCACGGACAATACGGTTTTTGTCACCATCGGAGGCGAATGCATCGCGTTGGATGCGCAGACCGGCCAGCGCCGCACGGCGGTGCACGCAGCGAAGGGTCGCGATTGGGGCTGGATCTCTGCGAGCCAGAAGCAGCTTCTCAGCACCACGGTGAAAAGGGATTCCAGTTACACAGCGGATTCAGGTGAGTGGTACGATGCATTTAGGCCGGGAGAAGTGGAGCGCGTGGTCAGCGATTCATTGGTGAGCCACGATGCTGCCACGGGCAAACAACAATGGGCGTATCGCGGCGGTGCGGTGATGAATTCCACCATCACGATCGCGGACGACACAATTTATTTTGTCGAAAGCCGAAATCCCGAGGTTGCCAAAGCCGCGACCAGCCGCCTGATGCCCGCGGAGTTAAACAACCAATACCTCGTGGCGATTGATCGCAAAACCGGCCGGAAGCTGTGGGAAAAGACGGTGGACTTTGCCAAGTGCGAAAATATGCTCTATCTCCTGCACGCCAAAGGAACGCTGGTCGCCACCGGCAGTGATCGGAAGCATATGTATTATAACCACGCATTCGACGTGAGTTCGCCAGCGCTGCGTTTTGGGACAGAAAAACCAGAGGTGCCCGAGCTATGGAAAAACAGTTACGACGCGCACAAAAAAGCAAAAGACAACGGACACGGCGAGCATATCCAGCATCCGTTGGTCATCGGCGAAACTTTCTTTGGCGACAGTCGTGCCTTCCATCTGCACACTGGCAAATCGCTGCCAATTCAGTTTCCCGAGCGACGCGGCTGCGGCAACATGGCCGCCAGTAGCCACAGCATGTTTTACCGCCACTACTTCCACGGCATCTGGGACATCGAGGCCAACAAAAAATCCGAACTCCAAGGCATTCGCAGCGGCTGCTGGCTCGGCATCATCCCCGCCCAAGGCCTTATGCTCGCCCCCGAAAGCAGCAGTGGCTGTTCCTGCACGCACTCCATCCAAACCTCCGCAGCGTGGGTGCCTCGTACGGTTTTGAAGAAGAAATCAAATTGACACAGTCTGTGCTCTGTGCAATGTTGTCTGTGTGAAGACAATAGCAGTATCAGAGACGGCTTATGAGCGGCTTGCGGTTTGGAAAAAAAGCCGAAAAGACACGTTTTCCAAGGTGATTGAGCGGATGGTGCCTGCAAAGGGCACATTTGATGCCGTGCTGGAGGCGACTGGAAATTTACCTGATTTGTCCGATGAACAGGTGGATTCGTTGGAATCAGCCGTTAACGAAGGCAGAAAAACATTGGATGACCCGTGGAAGTAGTGGCCGACACCACCGTGCTGATTGACCTCTTCCGCCATCGGCGGCGTCCGGAATCGTTGGCGGGATTGCGGCGAGCTTTGGGTGAATCTGCGGTTCTGCTGCCGTGGATTGTCCAAGCTGAGTATGCACGCGGCGCATATTATCAGGGCATCGGCCGCGAGGAATTGGAGCAGTATTTTCAGGCATACACCCCACTACCAATGAGTGCGGACGTGATTCATCTTTACGCCCAAACGTGGGCTGAGATGCGACGGCGCAAGCTGCAAATTGATTACCCAGATTTGTGGATAGCCGTGGCGGCCTTGCTCCGAGGCGTGCCAGTGATTACCCGCAACACCGCCCACTTTGAAAAGGTGCCGGGGTTGGAAGTAGTTGGATATAAAATTTGAGCAACGTGGATGATTTTTGGAGTGCGGTGGTAAGCGCAGCGCGACACCGCTTCTTGAAGGCGATCGATTAAAAGTACGAGTCCCTCCCGAAAAGCACCGTCGGCGTATCGCTTTGTCGGCGAACTCCAAAATGCTTGCGACAAATGGTGGATGACACTAGACTGAACTCACTATGACAGTATCGGATGTAAAGAATCTGCCAATAGATGAAAAACTCCGGATAATGGAGGCAATTTGGGTGGACTTAAGGAGCCGCGTGGAAAACGCTGCAATCCCTGAAGTCCACCGGAAATTGCTCGATGAACGCCGCGCAAGGGTGGGTTCCGGCGAAACCAAACTCCACGAATGGGGTGATGTTAAACTCACCATAAGAGGATCGTGAATCAATAGTCCCAACAATAAGAACTAACCTATTTTATGAATATTGAGATTCTTCAAGATTGTATAGATACATTCACGCTCGAGATCATTGATTCAGGGTTCAAGAGAGATCTGGATGACTTTATATCCAGCCTCCCCGCCTCACAGAACAATATATTGCCTCTTCGGGAGATTGGCGAAAAGGTTCTTTTAAATCTAGACCGAATATATGGGGGCGATTTGGCTGACTCCCTAAATGTTCTGCTGACGAGGGAAAAGTCGATTCCGTTCACTGAAGCACCCCATAATGAGACACTAAGAAATCTAGTTGACAATATTGAGATTCAGCAAAATGAATTTTTTAACCAACTGGCAGAGATTCTTAATGAGTTGCAAAGACAGATTCAGCAAAACATCGAGGAATCAGTGGAAATATTTTGTGTTTCGAGATAAAAAAATTGATTATTACTCTGCCTTGATTCAAACCTTTTTTCCATCCGTTCTTGTGCGGTTATTTTTGATGAATCACTCCCGGATTTCGGTCGCTTGCTTTGTCTTTTGGAAAACAGCAAAATTGCGCCTGTGATAATGACGCATAAAATTAATAGGAATCTCTTGAGTGTTGAGGTCATTTCATTTTAAACAGTCGTTCGGGAATAGAAAGTGGTGCCGTAGCATATTTGTAGGAATAATCCCTATTGACATAAATATTCCTTTTATTATTATTGT from Limisphaerales bacterium encodes:
- a CDS encoding PQQ-binding-like beta-propeller repeat protein; protein product: MRCLFLFIGLSVCAADWPTYRADTSRSSVTAEQLTMPLREAWVHQPLHAPRPAWRGPAKRDSYNKVENLKNRQLFDHAFHVVVDAKSVYFGSSVDDQVHCLDGATGIESWSFFTEGPVRFAPTIHGGKLFVGSDDGYAYCISTEGRSIWRQRLAPSEYRIAGNNRIISAWPVRTGILVRDDVAYAGAGMFPSEGVHVVAFSAADGKEQWRNKQTEKPAQGYLLVSEDRVYVPAGRDNPMVFDRTNGRHLRTVKGGGGTYALITGNTLIFGPGRKGHLGLVQSESDDVFANFSGNHMIISAEKSYLHADKELSVLDRVRYLKLEGERKQVDADRKTNGALLTELRKQKSPDVPAVLAKVTAGGRRLDEISAAMKACFLWRVSCLQPHALVLAGNTLFAGGDNEVAAYSTADGKQIWTAKVNGAALGLAVAHGRLLVSTDRGTIYCFTAQ
- a CDS encoding PQQ-binding-like beta-propeller repeat protein, coding for MKKGAVVLLLSAGAIQSALAAEDGLLHRWRFEQAKDGAIPAVVGAPARYGGSANLEKQGGLGRLRLMGTDSRAWVTDDFNSVKVPQKSITVEAWVSPAAPMAWGCIAGIIQDNGDYERGWLLGYRERKFVFTLSSEGNQKLAYTRGKTDFQDNRWYHVVGTYDSETKATRLYVNGKLEVSETRHSGAISYPPKATFELGNYKDDNEVYRGKISLHEISIYEKALDAANIEKRFNARKNEFPLPPQPLEFVSSPQLRWQNRSTLRMDWKTAGAMPATIRWKRADGTGERLIELSAAKHVSTLITNLPSDGDYRYRIIAKGKGNAEFASEWYKFDTSFFYRLPDRPKRPSPFANDAPMRRVQSAAKRILSETSIRQGYALVLGSAGGRLAHELARQTDLQVIVVEPDAAKAQAARKALNVAGLYGIRASVHHGSVADLPYGPYFANLIVSGSLLFDGKLPGDNAEELWRVLRPAGGVAMLGHAAGELTAAQLKNWFKTGQEDCQITVDGNEVWATVKRGKLEGAGDWTHQYGSADNTTNSRDDLVRGEMGILWWGEPGPRPMPDRGGRNPAPLATNGRMFIQGDRVLFGVDAYNGTVLWTFFAPEMRRSNMPRDGSNMVATDNTVFVTIGGECIALDAQTGQRRTAVHAAKGRDWGWISASQKQLLSTTVKRDSSYTADSGEWYDAFRPGEVERVVSDSLVSHDAATGKQQWAYRGGAVMNSTITIADDTIYFVESRNPEVAKAATSRLMPAELNNQYLVAIDRKTGRKLWEKTVDFAKCENMLYLLHAKGTLVATGSDRKHMYYNHAFDVSSPALRFGTEKPEVPELWKNSYDAHKKAKDNGHGEHIQHPLVIGETFFGDSRAFHLHTGKSLPIQFPERRGCGNMAASSHSMFYRHYFHGIWDIEANKKSELQGIRSGCWLGIIPAQGLMLAPESSSGCSCTHSIQTSAAWVPRTVLKKKSN
- a CDS encoding antitoxin VapB family protein, translating into MKTIAVSETAYERLAVWKKSRKDTFSKVIERMVPAKGTFDAVLEATGNLPDLSDEQVDSLESAVNEGRKTLDDPWK
- a CDS encoding type II toxin-antitoxin system VapC family toxin encodes the protein MEVVADTTVLIDLFRHRRRPESLAGLRRALGESAVLLPWIVQAEYARGAYYQGIGREELEQYFQAYTPLPMSADVIHLYAQTWAEMRRRKLQIDYPDLWIAVAALLRGVPVITRNTAHFEKVPGLEVVGYKI
- a CDS encoding addiction module protein, which gives rise to MEAIWVDLRSRVENAAIPEVHRKLLDERRARVGSGETKLHEWGDVKLTIRGS